A segment of the Serratia fonticola genome:
GTAGGCTTGTACTTTCTTGGCCATTGAAATTTCCTCGTATGGGTAGTATCGCCTCCTGAGAGGCTCCCCGTGTTTCACCCCGCGCTAAAAGCGAGGGCATCTAAAAACAAAAGGCGCGAAATTGTAGTTCAATTCCGCGCCTCTGACAAGCCACAAATCCACTTGCCTTGCTGATTAATCGATCAGCCTTTTTCTACCTGGCTGAAGTCCAATTCCACTGGCGTTGCACGACCAAAGATGGAAACAGACACCTTCAGGCGGCTCTTCTCGTAATCCACTTCCTCGACAACGCCGTTGAAGTCGGCAAATGGACCATCGTTGACGCGTACCAGTTCGCCTGGCTCGAACAGCGTTTTTGGACGCGGCTTATCACCCACCTGCTGCAGGCGGTTCATAATCGCATCCACTTCTTTATCGCTGATCGGTGCAGGACGATCGGAAGTCCCTCCGATGAAGCCCATAACACGAGGAACACTGCGCACCAGGTGCCAGCTGGCGTCATTCATCACCATCTGAACCAGTACATAGCCAGGGAAGAATTTACGCTCACTCTTGCGACGTTGGCCACCACGGATTTCAACCACTTCCTCCGTGGGCACCATGACTTCGCCGAACAGCTCTTCCATATCGTGCAGTTTGATGTGTTCACGCAGCGATTGAGCTACGCGACCTTCAAAACCGGAAAACGCCTGAACGACGTACCAGCGTTTTTTTGGGGCTTCAGACATTTTAGAACCTCAGGCCAGTAATAAACGATACCAGACGGACCAGAATACCATCCAGGCCCCACAGAATCAGTGACATCACGGCAGTTACCGCGGCAACGATCAACGTGGTGTGTAACGTTTCCTGACGAGTTGGCCAGATCACTTTACGTACTTCAGTACGCGCTTCACGCGCAAACGCAACGGTAGCTTTGCCTTTAGTGGTCATTAACGCCACTGCACCTGCAATAGCAATAACCACGACAACGGCCAGCGCGCGCAATGGCAAGCTGAAATCACGGTAGTAATAGTTACCGACGATAGCCACAACCAACAGAACGGCGACGATTGACCACTTGGCCGCTTCAAGGCCGCGCCCGCTCCCTTGAGCCTCGGTATTCGCACTCATAAACCAACCTGTCACTAATGATTCGAACAAACAACTTTGCCTCGCATCGCGAGGCAAACCAAACCGATCAGATGCCGCCAACGACATCTCGGTGTTTTACGCTATGACGTATTTCAGTCAATACGGTTTAAGAGCCCATCTCACCAATGATTATGACTGCAAAATCGCTGATGAGATAGGTTCTAGTTCACAGCGTAGAAAAAGGGCATCAAATGATGCCCTTTTAGCGCATGTCGCGTCAAATGTTATCCGCAATTAAGCGATAACTTTAGCAACAACACCTGCGCCAACGGTACGGCCGCCTTCACGGATTGCGAAACGCAGACCGTCGTCCATCGCGATTGGGTGAATCAGAGTTACTTTCATGTTCACGTTATCGCCTGGCATTACCATCTCTACGCCTTCTGGCAGTTCGATGGTACCGGTCACGTCAGTTGTACGGAAGTAGAACTGTGGACGGTAGCCTTTGAAGAATGGAGTATGACGACCACCTTCTTCTTTGCTCAGGATGTACACTTCTGAATCGAACTGAGTGTGCGGCTTGATTGAACCTGGTTTAGCCAGTACCTGACCACGTTCGATTTCTTCACGCTTGATACCACGCAGCAGAACACCTACGTTCTCACCAGCACGGCCTTCGTCCAGCAGTTTGCGGAACATTTCAACACCCGTACAGGTAGACTTGACGGTGTCTTTGATGCCCACGATTTCAACTTCTTCACCCACTTTGATGATACCGCGCTCAACACGACCGGTAACAACGGTACCACGACCAGAGATGGAGAATACGTCTTCGATTGGCAGCAGGAACGGCTTGTCGATAGCACGCTCTGGTTCTGGGATGTAAGTATCCAGGTGACCAGCCAGCTCGATGATTTTAGCTTCCCACTCAGCGTCGCCTTCTAGTGCTTTCAGCGCTGAACCACGAACCACTGGCAGATCATCACCAGGGAAGTCATAAGCAGACAGAAGTTCACGCACTTCCATTTCTACCAGTTCCAGCAGCTCTTCATCATCAACCATGTCACATTTGTTCATGAATACGATGATGTAAGGAACGCCTACCTGACGACCCAGCAGGATGTGCTCACGAGTCTGAGGCATTGGGCCGTCAGTCGCAGCAACTACCAGGATAGCGCCGTCCATCTGAGCAGCACCGGTGATCATGTTTTTCACGTAGTCGGCGTGCCCTGGGCAGTCAACGTGCGCGTAGTGACGAGTCGGGGTGTCATATTCAACGTGAGAAGTGTTGATGGTAATACCACGAGCTTTTTCTTCTGGCGCGTTATCGATCTGGTCGAAAGCACGAGCAGAACCACCGTAGGTTTTAGCCAGCACGGTAGTGATTGCTGCAGTCAGGGTAGTTTTGCCGTGGTCAACGTGGCCGATAGTACCGACGTTAACGTGCGGTTTTGAACGTTCAAACTTTTCTTTAGACATCGATTGTCCCTCTAAGACACGGATAAATCGGTGGTATCACCACATCAACCAAGCCATTGCTTGTTGAATCCAGAACAGAAAGAAAATCAGGGGGCGAGAAATTAGGAAGTGGTGCTGATAGGCAGATTCGAACTGCCGACCTCACCCTTACCAAGGGTGCGCTCTACCAACTGAGCTATATCAGCACATCTTGGAGCGGGCAGTGGGAATCGAACCCACATCATCAGCTTGGAAGGCTGAGGTAATAGCCATTATACGATGCCCGCATCTTGGAACTCGGCTACCTGACTTTTCTGTAACATTTACAGGTGTAGAGAAGGATTGTTCGTCGCTTTGCTCTTCACCCTTCGTGCCAGCAACTTCTGTTGCCCTGCGCGAATTTCTTGAAGGTTTAACCCTTCCCCGACCGGCGCTTATATCAATGCAACCGTTCGGTGCGACCTTAAACTCAAGGTCTAATTTGGTGGTGGGGGAAGGATTATTCGTCACTTCGTTCCTCACCCTTCGGGCCGCGCTAAAGCGCGTTGTCTCGCTTTGCTCGACTCGAACCTTGTCGAAGGTTCTTGCCCTTCCCCGCCCGGCGCTTATATCAGTGCAACCGTTCGGTGCGACCTTAAACTCAAGGTCTAATTTGGTGGTGGGGGAAGGATTATTCGTCACTTCGTTCCTCACCCTTCGGGCCGCGCTAAAGCGCGTTGTCTCGCTTTGCTCGACTCGAACCTTGTCGAAGGTTCTTGCCCTTCCCCGACCGGCGCTTATATCAATGCAACCGTTCGGTGCGACCTTAAACTCAAGGTCTAATTTGGTGGTGGGGGAAGGATTATTCGTCACTTCGTTCCTCACCCTTCGGGCCGCGCTAAAGCGCGTTGTCTCGCTTTGCTCGACTCGAACCTTGTCGAAGGTTCTTGCCCTTCCCCGCCCGGCGCTTATATCAGTGCAACCGTTCGGTGCGACCTTAAACTCAAGGTCTAATTTGGTGGTGGGGGAAGGATTATTCGTCACTTCGTTCCTCACCCTTCGGGCCGCGCTAAAGCGCGTTGTCTCGCTTTGCTCGACTCGAACCTTGTCGAAGGTTCTTGCCCTTCCCCGACCGGCGCTTATATCAATGCAACCGTTCGGTGCGACCTTAAACTCAAGGTCTAATTTGGTGGTGGGGGAAGGATTCGAACCTTCGAAGTCTGTGACGGCAGATTTACAGTCTGCTCCCTTTGGCCGCTCGGGAACCCCACCAGATTTTAACTACTGTGACTTGAATGGTGCCGGCTACCGGAATCGAACTGGTGACCTACTGATTACAAGTCAGTTGCTCTACCTACTGAGCTAAGCCGGCATCAAGTGCAGCGCATTCTAGGTAGAGCTGACGGCCTATGCAACAAAAAAATTGCGTTCCCTGCGCTATCGCTCATAAATCAGCCGATTTCCGAGTTTGGTTCGCAATTTTCTGCATGGCGGGTGCAATAATTCATCAACTGAAGATATCATTCTGAACAATTCTATTCGTTTTTTGCAAGATTATCGCTTGGAGTTCGGCATACCGATCACGCCATATCGAATTTCTTCATTTAAAATCGTGATCGATGCACCAAGAAGAGGATAGTGCTCCTCAGTGGAGCATTAACACTTTTTCATTCCCTGTCCTGGCTTCACCATTACTGACTCGCCGCGTTGGCGCGTTTATTGCTTCATTTCATTATCCCCTTCCCCAAAAGGAAAGACCGATGAAAATTGCTTTGATCAATGCTGCCACGCTACCTATCTACCGTAATGATCTGGCGCATCTGCTTACTGATGCCGTTACCCATGGGGCATCTGTCGGCTACGACACGCTGATCCCCCATGAAGATGCCGAGAGTTACTTCCATAGCCTGCGCCCTGCGCTGGCTAAAGAATCATTGCTTTTGTGGATCGCCAGAGACGAGAGTGGTGTCATTGGTACCGTACAGTTGGATTTGTGCCAAAAACCTAATGGCCGTAACAGAGCTGAGGTGCAAAAACTTCTGGTGCACAGCCGAGCCCGCCGCAATGGCGTAGGTCAGGCGCTGATGAGAACACTGGAAAAAAAGGCTTTGGAGCTACATCGAGGTCTGCTTTACCTGGATACTCAGGCAGGTTCTGCAGCAGAGGGATTATATCGTTCACTGGGTTATCGTTGCCTTGGCGAAATGCCGGATTATGCCGCCGCCCCCGATGGTTACTATCACCCAACGGTGATCTACTACAAACGCCTGTTTGCAGTGACACAACCCTCACGCGCTATCGCCAGCTGACCTGAGAGCGCTATTCTCAACAGAACCATGCCCCTTAAATTGACCTACAGCGGTATTCACGTGCAGTCAGGAAGCACGGCTCACTGGTACCGCCTTGCAACACGCCTTTTATCAATTGCGCGCCTGTTCTCACTATTGGCATAAACTCATGCTGATCGACAACATTTGTGAAAAATGTCTACGCCAAAAACGAAGCTGTCTATAATATGCAGCTTGTTTATTATCTGGAGTTGGCGTCCAGCGCCGTTCCCAACCTGCGTTAACAGGCAGAATTTGGCTTATGATAAAAAGAGATCAATCTTTAGCGACGCCTTACCTTCAGTTCGATCGTACCCAGTGGGCCGCGTTGCGAGATTCGGTGCCGCTGACGTTGTCGGAAGAAGAGATTGTCAAACTCAAAGGGATTAACGAAGATCTCTCTTTGGAAGAGGTGGCGCAGATCTATCTGCCACTTTCTCGACTGTTGAACTTCTATATCAGCTCTAACCTACGCCGCCAAGCTGTGCTGGAACAGTTTTTGGGCACGGATGGTCAGCGTATCCCTTATGTGATTGGCATCGCTGGCAGCGTAGCCGTAGGCAAAAGCACCACGGCGCGCTTGCTACAGGCGTTATTGAGCCGCTGGCCGGAACATCGCAGCGTGGAACTGATCACTACCGATGGCTTCCTGCACCCGAATAAGGTGCTGAATGAACGCGGTCTGATGAAGAAAAAAGGGTTTCCGCAGTCTTACGATATGCATAGCCTGGTAAAATTCGTCTCAGAGGTTAAATCTGGTGCCAAACGTGTTACCGCACCGGTTTACTCGCACCTGATCTATGACGTGGTGCCGCAAGGTAATAAAGTCATCGAACAACCTGATATATTGATCCTCGAAGGATTAAATGTTCTGCAAAGTGGTATGGATTATCCGCACGATCCTCACCGGGTATTTGTTTCAGACTTTGTTGATTTCTCAATTTATGTCGACGCTCCCGAAGACTTGCTGCAAACATGGTACATCAACCGCTTCCTGAAATTCCGCCAAGGTGCATTCTCCAATCCAGATTCCTATTTCCATAACTATGCGAAGCTCCCGGAAGCGGAAGCAATTAATATCGCTACCCAGCTATGGAATGAAATTAATGGGTTGAATTTGCAACAGAATATCCTGCCAACACGTGAAAGAGCCAGCCTGATCATGACCAAAAGCGCTAATCATGCTGTGGAAAGTGTGCGGTTACGTAAATAATTGTCGATATAAGAGAGGCTGCTGCCTCTCTTTTCTTTAGCTTATTCCGCACTGCGTAAAGATATTTCACCGCCAATAAACGGTTTAATTACCCCTTCCCTTTCAAGTAACAATGCTCCCTGTTGATCAATACCACGGGCAACACCAAAAATCTGCTGTTCACCAATTAAAAGCTTCACAGGCCGATCAATGAAGTTATCTAAATCACGCCAACGAGAAATAAAGGGTGCAAGCCCTTCTATTTCAAATTCTCGCAGTGAGTGACGTAATTCATTAAGCAGCGTTGCCGCTAATTCATTACGATCGATATTAATTCCAGCCTCTTGTAAGTTAATCCAGCGTTGGTCAATTTGGCTGGCACTGGCCTCACGCATTGCCATGTTAATCCCAGCCCCCATAACCAACTGGGCTGCATCACCGGTTTTCCCCGTCAACTCAACGAGAATGCCGGCCAGTTTGCGATCGTTAAGGTATAAATCATTTGGCCACTTCACACGAACCTTTTCAGCCCCCAGGCGCTGCAGCACTTCAGCCATGACAATACCAATTACCAGACTCAGTCCCATCGCAGCTGCGGGCCCTTGCTCAAGCCGCCAGAACATGGACAAATAAAGGTTGGCACCAAAAGGTGAGATCCACTGCCGCCCACGCCGCCCACGTCCCGCCTGCTGATATTCTGCAATACAGGCATCACCGGACGTCAGTTCTGCTATCCTGTCCAACAAATACTGGTTCGTTGAATCAACTACAGGCAACACAGTGACTCGCTTGTCTTCCAGCAGGCTGAGAATACGTTCAACATCAAGTAGATTAATCGCCGCAGGCAGGCTATACCCCTTGCCAGGAACCGTGAACACGTCCAGCCCCCAATCGCGAATAGTCTGGATATGCTTGTTTATCGCCGCACGGCTCATTCCCAGAGACTCTCCCAAATGCTCACCGGAGTGAAACTCTCCGTTGGCCAAGAGAGAGATAATCTTTAAAGGAACTTTAGGATCTTTCATGACAATACCTCTACGGCATTCAACTCGCCAGCAGCGCCAATAAAACGGACCTCCGGCTCCAGCCAGACATCGAATTTAGATGCTACCGTGTTCCGCACATGCCTTGCCAAGGCAACGACATCCTGACTGGTGGCATTACCATTGTTCACCAGTACCAAAGCCTGTTGACGGTGCACTGACGCACCGCCAATCTGATATCCTTTGAGCGAACACTGGTCGATAAGCCAGCCGGCAGCCAATTTCGCCTGGCCATCTGGCTGAGGATAATGCGGCATGGATGGGTACAGGGCAAGTAGTGCCTTAGCGACCTCTTCACTCACCAGCGGGTTTTTAAAGAAACTGCCTGCATTGCCTGTGATTCGCGGGTCCGGCAGCTTGCTACGTCGCATGGCACACACTGCATCAAACACTTGCTGCGGCGTTACCGTCTGCGGATCCAGTTTGGTAAGGTCACCATAATTCAGCAACGGACTCCACTGCTTACTAAGCTGTAAACCCACGCCAACAATAACGAAGCCTTCTTTAAACTCATGTTTAAATACGCTTTCCCGGTAACCGAACTCGCAGCGCTGAGGATCCATACGATCGATCTCACCGGTGGTCAGATTCAAGAGATCGACATACTCACAGACTTGCTTCAGCTCGATACCGTAGGCACCAATATTTTGAATCGGAGCTGACCCCACCAAACCGGGGATCAGAGCAAGGTTTTCGAGACCTGGTATTCCGCACTCAAGCGTATGACTGACCAGATGGTGCCAATTCTCCCCGGCACTGACATGGAGATGCCAGGCATCCTGTGTTTCCTTGATTTCAATGCCTTTTAGCTTGTTGATCATGACTGTACCGGCAAAGTCCTCCAAGAACAGAACGTTACTTCCTTCACCTAATACCAACAGTGGCTCTTGGCGCTTTTGCGCTTTCTGCCAGGCCTTAATCATCATTTCAATTTGTTCTGCAATGACTAAATGCGCTGCGTTGACCGGGAGCGCAAAAGTATTGTGATTTTTTAAAGACGCGCTTTCAGTAGACATGATTTAAAGACTCTTACGTAATAAATTATCATCTAGTCTACCCCATTCGTCGCTCATGGCTATTATTTGTTTTTATTCGCTTGCTTTTTCTTACTACTTAATAACACCACACATGAACGATTTTGACAAAAATATATGAAAATCATAATGATACGATATTTCTTTTATACTGCATCAGAAATGAAATCTGAGTTATATAACAGCTATAGACATTAGCCATATGTATAATTATAGGATTACAAGTATAGAGTCAGAAACTTTATGAATATTACCCTATGAGATCTTGGTTATATTTAATCGTTTGCCGAACAGTAACAAGCTAATGTAAATAGGAATATCACGAAGAAGTTCGCTCTTCCCGAAGCGGCACAGACTCATCCACGATGCCGAATCGCTCCCTCTCCCCTACACAAGTGTGCAGGATGTTCCCGATCGTTGCATTGGCAGAGGGCTGGGGTGAGGGGCTTTCACTGCCATTTTCTGCTTTTGACCCATAGCAAAAAGCCCCATGCTTTCGCATGAGGCTTTCTACTTTGTTTGATGCCTGGCAGTGTCCTACAGTATTCGTCTCATCCTGAGACTCACCCCTGCGGGGCCGCCGTAAACGGCGTTCCCACCTGTTCCCGACAGGTGGGTCGCATGCCCATGCGCGACCAGCACACCCAGCTACAGGTAAAACAAAAAGCCCCACGTTTTCACGCGGGGCTTTTTGTTCTATTTGATGCCTGGCAGTGTCCTACTCTCGCATGGGGAGACCCCACACTACCATCGGCGCTACGGCGTTTCACTTCTGAGTTCGGCATGGGGTCAGGTGGGACCACCGCGCTATTGCCGCCAGGCAAATCTGTTTCATTCCAACCGCCACTCGGGCCATTGAAACCAATCTCGGAACGTCGCTGAAAATTTTCGTCTGCTCTAAAACACCTTCGGTGTTGTAAGGTTAAGCCTCACGGATCATTAGTACTGGTTAGCTCAATGCATCGCTGCACTTACACACCCAGCCTATCAACGTCTTGGTCTTAAACGTTCCTTCAGGGACCTTAAAGGCCCAGGGAAGACTCATCTCGAGGCAAGTTTCGCGCTTAGATGCTTTCAGCGCTTATCTTTTCCGCACTTAGCTACCGGGCAGTGCCATTGGCATGACAACCCGAACACCAGTGGTGCGTTCACTCCGGTCCTCTCGTACTAGGAGCAACCCCTCTCAATCTTCCAACGCCCACGGCAGATAGGGACCGAACTGTCTCACGACGTTCTAAACCCAGCTCGCGTACCACTTTAAATGGCGAACAGCCATACCCTTGGGACCTACTTCAGCCCCAGGATGTGATGAGCCGACATCGAGGTGCCAAACACCGCCGTCGATATGAACTCTTGGGCGGTATCAGCCTGTTATCCCCGGAGTACCTTTTATCCGTTGAGCGATGGCCCTTCCATTCAGAACCACCGGATCACTAAGACCTACTTTCGTACCTGCTCGAGCCGTCACTCTCGCAGTCAAGCTAGCTTATGCCTTTGCACTAACCTCACGATGTCCGACCGTGATTAGCTAACCTTCGTGCTCCTCCGTTACTCTTTGGGAGGAGACCGCCCCAGTCAAACTACCCACCAGACACTGTCCTCACCCCAGATTATGGGGCCGAGTTAGAACATCAAACATTAAAGGGTGGTATTTCAAGGTTGGCTCCATGCAGACTGGCGTCCACACTTCAAAGCCTCCCACCTATCCTACACATCAAGGCTCAATGTTCAGTGTCAAGCTATAGTAAAGGTTCACGGGGTCTTTCCGTCTTGCCGCGGGTACACTGCATCTTCACAGCGAGTTCAATTTCACTGAGTCTCGGGTGGAGACAGCCTGGCCATCATTACGCCATTCGTGCAGGTCGGAACTTACCCGACAAGGAATTTCGCTACCTTAGGACCGTTATAGTTACGGCCGCCGTTTACTGGGGCTTCGATCAAGAGCTTCGCCTTGCGGCTGACCCCATCAATTAACCTTCCAGCACCGGGCAGGCGTCACACCGTATACGTCCACTTTCGTGTTTGCACAGTGCTGTGTTTTTATTAAACAGTTGCAGCCAGCTGGTATCTGCGACTGGCTTCAGCTCCAGGAGTAAATCCCTTCACCTACGCGCCAGCGTGCCTTCTCCCGAAGTTACGGCACCATTTTGCCTAGTTCCTTCACCCGAGTTCTCTCAAGCGCCTGAGTATTCTCTACCTGACCACCTGTGTCGGTTTGGGGTACGATTCAATGTTACCTGATGCTTAGAGGCTTTTCCTGGAAGCTTGGCATCAACTACTTCTGCACCGTAGTGCATCGTCATCACGCCTCAGGGTTGATATGCAACCGGATTTACCGGGTCACACCCCCTACACGCTTAAACCGGGACAACCGTCGCCCGGCTAGCCTAGCCTTCTCCGTCCCCCCTTCGCAGTAACACCAAGTACAGGAATATTAACCTGTTTCCCATCGACTACGCTTTTCAGCCTCGCCTTAGGGGTCGACTCACCCTGCCCCGATTAACGTTGGACAGGAACCCTTGGTCTTCCGGCGAGCGGGCTTTTCACCCGCTTTATC
Coding sequences within it:
- the nusG gene encoding transcription termination/antitermination protein NusG, which encodes MSEAPKKRWYVVQAFSGFEGRVAQSLREHIKLHDMEELFGEVMVPTEEVVEIRGGQRRKSERKFFPGYVLVQMVMNDASWHLVRSVPRVMGFIGGTSDRPAPISDKEVDAIMNRLQQVGDKPRPKTLFEPGELVRVNDGPFADFNGVVEEVDYEKSRLKVSVSIFGRATPVELDFSQVEKG
- the secE gene encoding preprotein translocase subunit SecE, with the protein product MSANTEAQGSGRGLEAAKWSIVAVLLVVAIVGNYYYRDFSLPLRALAVVVVIAIAGAVALMTTKGKATVAFAREARTEVRKVIWPTRQETLHTTLIVAAVTAVMSLILWGLDGILVRLVSFITGLRF
- the tuf gene encoding elongation factor Tu — translated: MSKEKFERSKPHVNVGTIGHVDHGKTTLTAAITTVLAKTYGGSARAFDQIDNAPEEKARGITINTSHVEYDTPTRHYAHVDCPGHADYVKNMITGAAQMDGAILVVAATDGPMPQTREHILLGRQVGVPYIIVFMNKCDMVDDEELLELVEMEVRELLSAYDFPGDDLPVVRGSALKALEGDAEWEAKIIELAGHLDTYIPEPERAIDKPFLLPIEDVFSISGRGTVVTGRVERGIIKVGEEVEIVGIKDTVKSTCTGVEMFRKLLDEGRAGENVGVLLRGIKREEIERGQVLAKPGSIKPHTQFDSEVYILSKEEGGRHTPFFKGYRPQFYFRTTDVTGTIELPEGVEMVMPGDNVNMKVTLIHPIAMDDGLRFAIREGGRTVGAGVVAKVIA
- a CDS encoding GNAT family N-acetyltransferase, whose amino-acid sequence is MKIALINAATLPIYRNDLAHLLTDAVTHGASVGYDTLIPHEDAESYFHSLRPALAKESLLLWIARDESGVIGTVQLDLCQKPNGRNRAEVQKLLVHSRARRNGVGQALMRTLEKKALELHRGLLYLDTQAGSAAEGLYRSLGYRCLGEMPDYAAAPDGYYHPTVIYYKRLFAVTQPSRAIAS
- the coaA gene encoding type I pantothenate kinase, giving the protein MIKRDQSLATPYLQFDRTQWAALRDSVPLTLSEEEIVKLKGINEDLSLEEVAQIYLPLSRLLNFYISSNLRRQAVLEQFLGTDGQRIPYVIGIAGSVAVGKSTTARLLQALLSRWPEHRSVELITTDGFLHPNKVLNERGLMKKKGFPQSYDMHSLVKFVSEVKSGAKRVTAPVYSHLIYDVVPQGNKVIEQPDILILEGLNVLQSGMDYPHDPHRVFVSDFVDFSIYVDAPEDLLQTWYINRFLKFRQGAFSNPDSYFHNYAKLPEAEAINIATQLWNEINGLNLQQNILPTRERASLIMTKSANHAVESVRLRK
- the birA gene encoding bifunctional biotin--[acetyl-CoA-carboxylase] ligase/biotin operon repressor BirA, which gives rise to MKDPKVPLKIISLLANGEFHSGEHLGESLGMSRAAINKHIQTIRDWGLDVFTVPGKGYSLPAAINLLDVERILSLLEDKRVTVLPVVDSTNQYLLDRIAELTSGDACIAEYQQAGRGRRGRQWISPFGANLYLSMFWRLEQGPAAAMGLSLVIGIVMAEVLQRLGAEKVRVKWPNDLYLNDRKLAGILVELTGKTGDAAQLVMGAGINMAMREASASQIDQRWINLQEAGINIDRNELAATLLNELRHSLREFEIEGLAPFISRWRDLDNFIDRPVKLLIGEQQIFGVARGIDQQGALLLEREGVIKPFIGGEISLRSAE
- the murB gene encoding UDP-N-acetylmuramate dehydrogenase — encoded protein: MSTESASLKNHNTFALPVNAAHLVIAEQIEMMIKAWQKAQKRQEPLLVLGEGSNVLFLEDFAGTVMINKLKGIEIKETQDAWHLHVSAGENWHHLVSHTLECGIPGLENLALIPGLVGSAPIQNIGAYGIELKQVCEYVDLLNLTTGEIDRMDPQRCEFGYRESVFKHEFKEGFVIVGVGLQLSKQWSPLLNYGDLTKLDPQTVTPQQVFDAVCAMRRSKLPDPRITGNAGSFFKNPLVSEEVAKALLALYPSMPHYPQPDGQAKLAAGWLIDQCSLKGYQIGGASVHRQQALVLVNNGNATSQDVVALARHVRNTVASKFDVWLEPEVRFIGAAGELNAVEVLS